The following proteins are encoded in a genomic region of Candidatus Deferrimicrobiaceae bacterium:
- the guaB gene encoding IMP dehydrogenase: MNGKGMEEGLTFDDVILLPAESKILPKDVEVSVSLTPEIRLNIPLISAAMDTVTGADTAIAMAREGGLGVIHRNNTAEEQAQEVDKVKKSESGMILDPITMDPRQKVAEALEVMERYRISGLPITKEGKLVGILTNRDLRFETNFEQPIENVMTKERLVTVPVGTTLEQAKEILHKNRIEKLLVVDKENNLRGLITIKDILKIKKYPLASKDEKGRLRVGAAVGVGPGWEKRVDLLLKSGMDVLCVDTAHGHSRDVIDVIRAIRKNFRDVQLIAGNVATGEGTEAIIKAGADCVKVGVGPGSICTTRVIAGVGVPQVSAIMMCAAAASKKKIPLIADGGIKYSGDITKALAAGASATMIGSVFAGTDESPGETVLFQGRSYKVYRGMGSLEAMKKGSKDRYFQAHVESEAKLVPEGIEGRVPYRGPLSVMIFQLVGGLKSGMGYVGARSIEDLRKRATFMKVTAAGLKESHVHDVIITKEAPNYRVE; encoded by the coding sequence ATGAACGGAAAAGGGATGGAAGAAGGGTTGACGTTCGACGACGTGATTCTGCTCCCCGCGGAGTCGAAGATCCTCCCGAAGGACGTGGAAGTTTCGGTTTCCCTCACGCCGGAGATCCGGCTGAACATCCCGCTGATCAGCGCCGCGATGGACACGGTCACCGGGGCGGACACCGCGATCGCGATGGCGCGGGAGGGGGGCTTGGGGGTCATCCACCGGAACAACACGGCGGAGGAACAGGCCCAGGAGGTGGACAAGGTCAAAAAGTCCGAAAGCGGGATGATCCTGGACCCCATCACGATGGACCCCCGTCAGAAAGTCGCCGAGGCCCTCGAGGTGATGGAGCGGTACCGGATTTCCGGGCTCCCGATCACGAAGGAAGGAAAACTCGTGGGGATCCTGACCAACCGCGACCTTCGGTTCGAGACGAATTTCGAGCAGCCGATCGAGAACGTGATGACCAAGGAGAGGCTGGTGACCGTTCCCGTGGGAACCACCCTCGAACAGGCGAAGGAGATCCTTCACAAGAACCGGATCGAGAAGCTGCTCGTGGTCGACAAGGAAAACAACCTCCGCGGGCTCATCACGATCAAGGACATCCTGAAGATCAAGAAATACCCCCTTGCCTCCAAGGATGAAAAGGGGAGACTGCGCGTCGGGGCGGCCGTCGGCGTCGGCCCGGGATGGGAGAAACGCGTCGATCTGCTCCTGAAGTCCGGCATGGACGTCCTCTGCGTCGACACGGCCCACGGCCATTCCCGCGACGTGATCGACGTCATCCGGGCGATCCGGAAAAATTTCCGGGACGTCCAGCTCATCGCCGGAAACGTGGCGACCGGCGAAGGAACGGAGGCGATCATCAAGGCGGGAGCCGACTGCGTGAAGGTGGGCGTGGGGCCGGGGTCGATCTGCACCACGCGGGTGATCGCCGGGGTAGGCGTTCCCCAGGTGTCCGCGATCATGATGTGCGCCGCTGCGGCTTCGAAAAAGAAGATCCCCCTCATTGCGGACGGGGGGATCAAGTACTCGGGGGACATCACCAAGGCCCTCGCGGCGGGGGCCTCCGCGACCATGATCGGATCCGTGTTCGCCGGGACGGACGAAAGTCCCGGGGAGACCGTCCTGTTCCAGGGCCGATCGTACAAGGTCTACCGGGGGATGGGGTCCCTCGAGGCGATGAAGAAGGGGAGCAAGGACCGCTATTTCCAGGCGCACGTCGAATCCGAGGCGAAACTCGTTCCGGAAGGGATCGAGGGGCGGGTCCCCTACCGGGGGCCGCTGTCCGTCATGATCTTCCAGCTCGTCGGGGGCCTGAAATCCGGAATGGGGTACGTAGGCGCCCGGAGCATCGAGGATCTGCGGAAGCGGGCGACGTTTATGAAGGTCACGGCGGCGGGGCTCAAGGAGAGCCACGTCCACGACGTCATCATCACGAAGGAAGCCCCGAACTACCGGGTGGAGTAG
- the era gene encoding GTPase Era has product MRGRNAVEGAGREPEGQGRKSGFVALLGRPNVGKSTLLNRILGARIAIVTPKPQTTRDRIAGIYTEPRGQIIFLDSPGIHLPKKALNAYMVRTAQRIAEEADVVVHIVDDRPFGVGEEETIVRKMMERVAVPRVLVVNKADRMGGAAAEEKRKELTEKGGYARGFVASATKGLGVGEFVDYLFGILPEGPAYYPEDELTDLPMRFIAKEIIREKLFEHLSEELPYSVAVSIEEYREDPEKNLTRIRAEICVERESQKGMVIGRGGKMLRTIGTAARQVLEKETGERVYLDLFVKVEKDWSRKETMLRRLGYG; this is encoded by the coding sequence TTGAGGGGACGAAATGCCGTGGAAGGGGCCGGGAGGGAACCGGAAGGGCAGGGAAGGAAGTCCGGCTTCGTGGCCCTCCTCGGGCGGCCGAACGTCGGCAAATCGACCCTGCTCAACCGCATCCTGGGAGCCCGGATCGCGATCGTCACCCCCAAGCCCCAGACCACCCGGGACAGGATCGCCGGAATCTACACCGAGCCCCGGGGCCAGATCATCTTTCTCGACAGCCCCGGCATCCACCTCCCGAAGAAGGCCTTGAACGCTTACATGGTCCGGACCGCGCAACGGATCGCGGAAGAGGCGGACGTCGTCGTGCACATCGTGGACGACCGCCCCTTCGGGGTGGGGGAAGAGGAAACGATTGTCCGCAAGATGATGGAACGAGTCGCCGTCCCGCGGGTGCTCGTCGTCAACAAGGCGGACAGGATGGGGGGGGCGGCGGCGGAAGAAAAACGGAAGGAACTGACGGAGAAAGGGGGGTACGCCCGGGGATTTGTCGCCTCGGCCACGAAGGGGCTCGGGGTGGGGGAGTTCGTCGACTATCTCTTCGGGATCCTGCCGGAGGGGCCCGCCTACTACCCGGAGGACGAGCTGACGGATCTCCCCATGCGCTTCATCGCCAAGGAGATCATCCGGGAAAAGCTCTTCGAGCACCTCTCCGAGGAGCTGCCGTACAGCGTCGCCGTCTCCATCGAGGAATACCGCGAAGACCCGGAAAAAAACCTGACCCGGATCCGGGCGGAAATCTGCGTGGAGCGGGAGTCGCAGAAAGGGATGGTGATCGGGCGCGGGGGAAAGATGTTGCGGACCATCGGAACCGCGGCGCGGCAGGTACTGGAGAAAGAGACCGGCGAGCGGGTATACTTGGATCTGTTCGTCAAGGTCGAAAAGGACTGGAGCCGGAAGGAAACGATGCTGCGGCGGCTTGGGTATGGGTAA
- the epsC gene encoding serine O-acetyltransferase EpsC, which produces RFFARFLSHISRMLTGIEIHPGATIGEGFFIDHGMGVVIGETAEIGKNVTMYHGVTLGGTSWKKGKRHPTIEDNVIIGANAAILGAIRVGENSKIGSGSVVNKEVPSHSTVVGIPGRVVFREGDVYQDPTGVAGTPDPEGKAIKCLTGQVMALEQRMDELTKRLEEGAEELRRVGSNP; this is translated from the coding sequence AGGTTTTTCGCCCGGTTTCTCTCCCACATCTCGCGGATGCTGACCGGCATCGAGATCCACCCGGGGGCCACCATCGGAGAGGGATTCTTCATCGACCACGGGATGGGGGTGGTGATCGGGGAGACCGCCGAGATCGGGAAGAACGTGACGATGTACCACGGGGTAACGCTCGGGGGGACCAGCTGGAAGAAGGGGAAGAGGCATCCCACGATCGAGGATAACGTGATCATCGGGGCCAACGCGGCGATCCTAGGGGCCATCCGGGTGGGAGAGAACTCCAAGATCGGCTCGGGCTCGGTCGTAAACAAGGAGGTCCCCTCCCATTCCACCGTCGTCGGAATCCCCGGCAGGGTCGTCTTCCGGGAGGGGGACGTCTACCAGGACCCCACGGGCGTCGCGGGAACGCCGGACCCGGAGGGAAAGGCCATCAAGTGCCTCACCGGGCAGGTGATGGCGCTCGAGCAGCGGATGGACGAGCTCACGAAGCGGCTCGAGGAAGGGGCGGAGGAGCTGCGCCGGGTCGGTTCGAACCCATGA
- a CDS encoding Rrf2 family transcriptional regulator yields the protein MKITTRGRYAVMALVSLAGASRGNPVSIKDISRQEAISELYLQQLFARLRRRNLVKSVRGPGGGFILARHPAEITIGEIIRAAEGKNVRVGCRSAGRKCGRIERCKTQNMWDTLERRIDEFLDSITIENLFLHQEEERREAGA from the coding sequence ATGAAGATCACCACGAGGGGGCGGTACGCCGTCATGGCGCTTGTCAGCCTGGCGGGAGCGTCCCGCGGCAACCCGGTCTCGATCAAGGACATCTCCCGGCAGGAAGCGATCTCGGAGCTTTATCTCCAGCAGCTGTTCGCGCGCCTTCGCAGGCGCAACCTGGTGAAAAGCGTGAGGGGACCCGGCGGGGGGTTCATCCTCGCGCGCCACCCTGCCGAGATCACGATCGGGGAGATCATCCGCGCCGCCGAGGGGAAGAACGTGCGCGTCGGCTGCCGAAGCGCCGGGCGGAAGTGCGGGAGGATCGAACGGTGCAAGACGCAAAACATGTGGGACACCCTGGAACGCCGGATCGACGAATTCCTGGACTCCATCACGATCGAAAACCTCTTTCTCCACCAGGAGGAGGAGCGCCGGGAGGCGGGGGCGTGA
- a CDS encoding cysteine desulfurase family protein, producing the protein MRKIYLDHNATTPVHPEVRKAVEPYLSEQFGNPSSIHWAGRDVRKGVEDARQEIASFFGCQPLEVVFTSSGTESDNLAIKGVAFCKGNGRKHIITSQVEHPAVMNACRFLGRQGFRVTYVPVNRYGIVEPDSVREALTPDTILVTVMYANNETGSIMPIPEIGAIAREAGAIMHTDAVQAAGKLPIDFGALPVDMLTFSGHKVNALKGAGGLIIRKGIQIEAVIHGGHQERGRRGGTENVLGIVAMGKSFELLRAGMEEEVAVIRRLRDKFENGLFGRIPELVLNGHPTERLPNTLNISFRFVEGEAMLLNLDMMGIACSSGSACTSGSLEASPILMAMGADPTDAQGALRFSLGMGNTDADVEYAIDAIETVVNKLRAMSPIYPSRKEAKAR; encoded by the coding sequence GTGAGGAAAATCTATCTCGACCACAACGCGACGACGCCCGTCCATCCCGAGGTCCGAAAGGCGGTCGAACCGTACCTGTCGGAGCAGTTCGGGAACCCCTCGAGCATTCACTGGGCCGGGCGGGACGTTCGCAAGGGGGTGGAGGACGCCCGGCAGGAAATCGCCTCCTTTTTCGGGTGCCAGCCGCTGGAGGTCGTCTTCACGAGCTCCGGGACCGAGAGCGACAACCTCGCGATCAAGGGGGTGGCGTTCTGCAAGGGGAACGGGAGAAAGCACATCATCACCTCGCAGGTCGAGCACCCCGCGGTGATGAACGCATGCCGGTTCCTCGGGAGGCAGGGGTTCCGCGTGACCTACGTTCCGGTGAACCGGTATGGGATCGTCGAGCCGGATTCGGTCCGGGAGGCCCTGACCCCCGACACGATCCTCGTCACGGTCATGTACGCGAACAACGAGACTGGATCGATCATGCCGATTCCCGAGATCGGGGCGATCGCCCGGGAAGCGGGCGCGATCATGCACACCGACGCGGTACAGGCGGCGGGCAAGCTCCCGATCGACTTCGGGGCGCTCCCCGTGGACATGCTCACCTTCTCCGGACACAAGGTGAACGCCCTGAAGGGGGCGGGAGGCCTGATCATCCGCAAGGGGATCCAGATCGAGGCGGTGATTCACGGGGGGCACCAGGAGCGGGGCCGCCGCGGAGGCACCGAGAACGTCTTGGGGATCGTCGCGATGGGAAAATCCTTCGAGCTCCTGCGCGCGGGGATGGAGGAGGAGGTCGCCGTTATCCGCCGGCTTCGCGACAAGTTCGAGAACGGCCTCTTCGGGCGGATACCGGAGCTCGTCCTGAACGGGCACCCGACGGAGCGGCTCCCCAATACCCTCAATATCTCCTTCCGGTTCGTGGAGGGGGAGGCGATGCTTTTGAACCTGGACATGATGGGGATCGCCTGTTCCTCGGGTTCCGCCTGCACCTCGGGGTCGCTCGAGGCGTCCCCGATCCTCATGGCGATGGGCGCGGACCCGACGGATGCCCAGGGCGCTCTCCGGTTCAGCCTGGGAATGGGGAACACCGACGCGGACGTGGAGTACGCCATCGACGCCATCGAGACGGTTGTAAACAAGCTGCGGGCCATGTCGCCGATCTACCCGAGCAGGAAAGAGGCCAAGGCAAGATGA
- the mnmA gene encoding tRNA 2-thiouridine(34) synthase MnmA, translated as MKGKRILAAMSGGVDSSVAALLLQRQGWEVIGISMDLYDFSQVTKNREGTCCSLDDLYDARRVCDTLGIPYYVLNLREEFRREVIDPFVREYSTGRTPNPCILCNEHLKFRALLRKADELGAEGVATGHYAVIRREPSGRCRLFVAPDESKDQSYFLFSLDTERLRRIHFPVGEMQKNEVRRIALETGLPVFEKRESQDICFVTDHSYAEFLNRSGIEEREGLFLDRSGNVLGTHKGVLKYTVGQRKGLGIAAKEPLYVVAIDADKNEVILGTENETLSAEASVGRSSFVAGAPPSREFRASAKVRFRHPGADATVRVEGERLRVAFDSPQRSVTPGQALVLYDGTEVLGGGWIEWESVSRF; from the coding sequence ATGAAGGGGAAGCGGATCCTGGCGGCGATGAGCGGGGGAGTCGATTCATCCGTCGCCGCCCTTCTGCTGCAACGGCAGGGGTGGGAGGTCATCGGCATATCGATGGACCTGTACGACTTTTCGCAGGTCACGAAGAACCGGGAAGGGACCTGCTGTTCGCTGGACGACCTCTACGACGCCCGAAGGGTGTGCGACACCCTCGGCATTCCCTACTATGTGCTGAACCTGCGAGAAGAGTTCCGGCGCGAGGTGATCGATCCGTTCGTGCGGGAATATTCCACCGGGAGGACGCCCAACCCGTGCATCCTGTGCAACGAGCACCTCAAGTTCCGGGCCCTGTTGCGCAAGGCGGACGAGCTCGGCGCGGAAGGGGTGGCGACGGGTCATTACGCGGTCATCCGGAGGGAGCCGTCGGGGAGATGCCGTCTGTTCGTTGCTCCCGACGAGTCCAAGGACCAGTCCTACTTCCTCTTCTCCCTGGATACGGAACGGCTCCGGCGGATCCACTTCCCCGTCGGGGAGATGCAGAAAAACGAGGTCCGCAGAATTGCCTTGGAGACCGGGCTTCCCGTGTTCGAGAAGCGGGAGAGCCAGGACATCTGCTTCGTCACCGACCACTCCTACGCCGAGTTCCTGAACCGGAGCGGAATCGAGGAGCGGGAGGGGCTCTTCCTCGACAGGTCCGGGAATGTCCTCGGCACCCATAAAGGCGTCCTGAAGTACACGGTGGGGCAGCGCAAGGGCCTGGGGATCGCGGCGAAGGAGCCGCTCTACGTCGTCGCCATCGACGCCGATAAAAACGAGGTCATCCTGGGCACGGAGAACGAAACGCTCTCGGCGGAAGCCTCCGTCGGTCGCTCCTCCTTCGTGGCCGGCGCCCCGCCGTCACGGGAGTTCCGCGCCAGTGCCAAGGTCCGGTTCCGCCACCCCGGTGCGGATGCGACCGTCCGCGTGGAGGGGGAACGCCTCCGGGTGGCTTTCGACTCTCCGCAGCGAAGCGTTACCCCGGGCCAGGCCCTCGTCCTGTACGACGGGACGGAGGTCCTCGGAGGCGGCTGGATCGAATGGGAAAGCGTTTCAAGGTTCTGA
- a CDS encoding YihY/virulence factor BrkB family protein has translation MSARLSGFGKAAWEGAGVFFRNHGMVYSASVAFNLLLSSIPILFLVFAAASLFLGTGELPFAQLTEMLKDTFPYGAQVLVPTLMGLFASGATFGILGFVLLVLSSFSATDAVHTSLSVMLEIREKQRFRTRAASHVVLVLALTILTFSTILVPPLWKGLMVLSREMPMGLDSAFHLLLTAIADAVLAGILFAGGALSYRYLSPVRVRWRNALAGSFLFLVLLHAVKWGFTFYIKKFSRLNVIYGSLFGVVCFIIVAYLFAAAYLFCASIIGVLEREEGEASSPEGKTGAGPDETPGGD, from the coding sequence ATGAGCGCGCGCCTGTCGGGGTTCGGCAAAGCCGCGTGGGAAGGCGCAGGCGTTTTCTTCCGGAACCACGGGATGGTCTACAGCGCCTCCGTCGCCTTCAACCTGCTCCTGTCCTCCATTCCCATCCTGTTCCTGGTGTTCGCCGCCGCGTCGCTTTTCCTCGGGACCGGCGAACTTCCGTTCGCGCAACTGACGGAGATGCTGAAAGACACGTTTCCCTACGGCGCCCAGGTCCTGGTTCCGACCCTGATGGGGCTTTTCGCCTCCGGGGCGACGTTCGGAATTCTCGGGTTCGTCCTCCTGGTTTTGTCCTCCTTTTCCGCCACCGATGCGGTCCACACGTCGCTGTCGGTCATGCTGGAGATCCGGGAGAAGCAACGGTTCCGGACGCGGGCGGCATCCCACGTGGTCCTGGTGCTGGCCCTCACCATTCTCACGTTCTCCACGATTCTCGTTCCTCCCCTCTGGAAGGGGCTCATGGTTCTCTCCCGCGAGATGCCCATGGGGCTGGACTCGGCGTTTCATCTTCTCCTGACGGCGATCGCCGACGCGGTCCTCGCCGGGATCCTCTTTGCGGGGGGGGCGCTCAGCTACCGGTACCTCTCCCCGGTGCGCGTGCGGTGGAGGAATGCCCTCGCGGGAAGCTTCCTCTTTCTCGTCCTCCTTCATGCGGTCAAATGGGGGTTCACTTTTTATATCAAGAAATTCAGCAGGTTGAATGTAATTTACGGTTCCCTCTTTGGAGTCGTATGTTTTATAATTGTGGCATACCTCTTTGCAGCGGCATACCTGTTCTGCGCCAGCATCATCGGGGTACTGGAGCGGGAGGAGGGAGAGGCATCTTCTCCGGAAGGCAAGACGGGTGCAGGCCCGGATGAGACTCCTGGCGGCGATTGA
- the der gene encoding ribosome biogenesis GTPase Der, whose protein sequence is MGKNVFTISLVGRPNVGKSTLFNRITGKRRSITYGEPGVTRDLVSLAAEHDGKHFRLVDTGGYLSGERGDILLKVRGQVLRAVYESDAVIFLVDARDGVLPLDKEIAAMLREKEKRFFLAANKVDTREGQEMAAQFHELSVGTVYPISAEHGKGVSDLLDAIVPLIPDFVPEDDSVEEPVARIAVLGRPNVGKSTLVNTLVGYDRVIASEIPGTTRDAVDVLVTYGGKTYQFIDTAGIRAKRKTETVLEKFSVLKSLDSLKRCDLAVLMIDGPQGLTHQDQQILRYILLEERAVVVAVNKADLWAGEEERRQEIRKIGEGLGYASFAGVVPTVSTTGKGIPLLFKKIEEAYGSFRNRISTSLLNRKVSTLLSSLPIPTRRGRNRAFYITQVGVMPPSFAVFVKDRQGVPESYTRYLQNNLRDRFGFQGSPIRIVYRER, encoded by the coding sequence ATGGGTAAGAACGTGTTCACGATCTCCCTCGTCGGGCGTCCCAACGTCGGGAAATCCACCCTCTTCAACCGGATCACGGGGAAGCGGCGGTCGATCACCTACGGAGAGCCCGGCGTGACCCGCGATCTGGTTTCTCTCGCCGCGGAGCACGACGGAAAGCACTTCCGTCTCGTCGATACGGGGGGGTATCTGTCCGGAGAACGAGGGGATATCCTCTTGAAGGTCCGCGGCCAGGTCCTTCGGGCCGTCTACGAGTCCGACGCGGTCATTTTCCTGGTGGACGCGCGCGACGGCGTCCTCCCACTCGACAAGGAGATCGCCGCGATGCTCCGGGAGAAGGAGAAGCGGTTCTTCCTTGCGGCGAACAAGGTGGACACCCGGGAAGGGCAGGAGATGGCCGCGCAGTTTCACGAACTGTCCGTCGGAACGGTGTACCCCATCTCGGCGGAACACGGGAAGGGCGTATCCGATCTTCTCGACGCGATCGTCCCGCTCATCCCCGACTTCGTTCCGGAGGACGACTCGGTCGAGGAGCCCGTGGCGCGGATCGCCGTTCTCGGCCGGCCGAACGTGGGGAAATCGACCCTCGTCAACACCCTCGTCGGGTACGACCGCGTGATCGCCTCGGAGATCCCGGGGACCACGCGGGACGCGGTGGACGTCCTGGTGACCTACGGGGGGAAAACGTACCAGTTCATCGACACCGCGGGGATCCGCGCGAAAAGGAAGACCGAGACCGTGCTCGAGAAGTTCTCCGTCCTCAAGAGTCTCGATTCCCTGAAGCGGTGCGACCTCGCGGTCCTGATGATCGACGGGCCGCAAGGGCTGACCCACCAGGACCAGCAGATCCTGAGATACATCCTGCTCGAGGAGCGGGCCGTCGTCGTGGCCGTGAACAAGGCCGACCTGTGGGCCGGGGAGGAAGAGCGCCGTCAGGAGATCCGGAAAATCGGGGAGGGTCTGGGATACGCATCCTTCGCGGGGGTCGTCCCGACGGTGTCGACTACGGGAAAGGGGATCCCCCTTCTCTTCAAGAAGATCGAGGAGGCCTACGGCAGTTTCCGCAACCGGATTTCCACCTCCTTGCTCAACCGCAAGGTGTCCACCCTCCTCTCCTCGCTACCCATCCCGACGCGTCGGGGGAGGAACCGGGCCTTCTACATCACCCAGGTCGGGGTCATGCCCCCCTCCTTCGCCGTGTTCGTCAAGGACCGGCAGGGGGTCCCGGAATCGTACACCCGGTATCTCCAGAACAACCTCAGGGACCGGTTCGGATTCCAGGGGTCGCCCATTCGGATCGTGTACCGCGAGCGATGA
- the rnc gene encoding ribonuclease III — MNTLEKKIGYRFRAKDLLEEALRHASTAEAGTRKSYQRLEYLGDAVLNLCIAEETYRTFPAAEEGALSKARSALINNRNLVRVGERIGVPDALRIDPSVRETGGGVTRKMVADAVEAIAGAIFLDGGYDEARRFVIAHFWAGKEVGALVAGFDAKSRLQEWCQKHRAPLPRYRLLSAEGPHHSQTFRVSARLWDGREEKGSGKTKKEAEMEAAERLLSLLEEEGENR, encoded by the coding sequence ATGAACACCCTCGAGAAAAAGATCGGGTACCGGTTCCGGGCGAAGGACCTGCTGGAGGAGGCGCTCCGGCACGCCTCCACGGCGGAAGCGGGAACGCGGAAATCGTACCAGCGCCTGGAGTATCTGGGGGACGCGGTCCTCAACCTGTGCATCGCGGAAGAGACGTACCGGACCTTCCCCGCCGCGGAGGAGGGGGCGCTCTCGAAGGCGCGCTCCGCGTTGATCAACAACCGGAACCTCGTCCGCGTCGGGGAGAGAATCGGCGTGCCCGACGCCTTGCGGATCGATCCCTCCGTCCGGGAAACGGGCGGGGGGGTGACCCGAAAGATGGTGGCCGACGCGGTGGAGGCGATCGCGGGGGCGATCTTTCTGGACGGCGGGTACGACGAGGCGAGAAGATTCGTCATCGCCCACTTCTGGGCGGGGAAAGAGGTGGGGGCCCTGGTCGCCGGATTCGATGCGAAAAGCCGGCTGCAGGAGTGGTGCCAGAAGCACCGCGCGCCCCTTCCGCGGTACCGTCTCCTCTCCGCGGAGGGGCCGCACCATTCCCAGACTTTCCGCGTTTCCGCGAGGCTTTGGGACGGCAGGGAAGAGAAGGGGAGCGGGAAGACGAAGAAGGAGGCGGAGATGGAGGCCGCCGAACGCCTCCTGTCGCTGCTGGAAGAGGAGGGAGAAAACCGTTGA
- the mtaB gene encoding tRNA (N(6)-L-threonylcarbamoyladenosine(37)-C(2))-methylthiotransferase MtaB — MGKRFKVLTVGCKANFADSASLVQTAVAEGFSIVPADSPADVVIINSCTVTHRADRDSRSLARRARRENPGAVVILAGCYAQVSPSDLRKVPEADYWVGTGAGKGPDDEEGSLEGILRQISGNGGGKPATLSEYAADLLLGHRRTFLKIQDGCDFSCAYCVVPLARGKNRSVREKEIIGKAVAAEGDGARELVLTGIHIGLYGADAGRRDALPDLIARILRETSRARIRLSSVEPGELTERLVGTIAAHPRVCAHLHVPLQSGCDRTLARMRRPYDRAGYRKVVSGAAAQIPGLSLGADVIAGFPGETPADFEETVRFLQALPVTYLHAFPYSPRPGTESARWKDDVPSAEKKSRVSRLLRLDRRMREAFLTRQVGTTLDVLAERAGPGREELSGHSGNYAEVRFPGGAEEIGEIHRVFAESVREGKIVGTRVREARGPGAARKG; from the coding sequence ATGGGAAAGCGTTTCAAGGTTCTGACCGTCGGGTGCAAGGCGAACTTCGCCGACTCCGCCTCCCTCGTCCAAACGGCTGTCGCCGAGGGGTTTTCGATCGTCCCCGCCGACTCTCCCGCGGACGTCGTGATCATCAACAGCTGCACCGTCACCCACCGGGCGGACCGGGACAGCCGGTCGCTTGCGAGGAGGGCGCGCCGGGAAAACCCCGGGGCGGTCGTCATTCTCGCGGGGTGTTACGCGCAGGTCTCCCCCTCGGACCTACGGAAGGTCCCCGAGGCGGACTACTGGGTCGGGACGGGGGCCGGGAAGGGACCGGATGACGAGGAGGGCTCCCTCGAGGGAATCTTGCGGCAAATTTCGGGGAACGGCGGCGGGAAACCGGCCACGCTCTCCGAATACGCCGCCGATCTGCTTCTCGGGCACCGGCGGACGTTCCTGAAGATCCAGGACGGGTGCGATTTTTCCTGCGCGTATTGCGTGGTGCCCTTAGCCCGCGGGAAGAACCGGTCCGTCCGGGAGAAGGAAATCATCGGGAAAGCGGTCGCGGCGGAAGGAGATGGGGCGCGCGAGCTCGTCCTGACGGGGATTCACATCGGCCTGTACGGGGCCGACGCCGGGAGGAGGGATGCCTTGCCCGACCTGATCGCGCGCATTCTTCGGGAGACCTCGCGCGCTCGCATCCGTTTGAGCTCCGTCGAACCCGGGGAACTGACGGAGCGGCTCGTCGGGACGATCGCCGCGCATCCCCGGGTGTGCGCCCACCTGCACGTTCCGCTGCAGAGCGGGTGCGACCGGACGCTCGCGCGGATGCGGCGCCCCTACGATCGCGCCGGGTACCGGAAGGTCGTCTCCGGAGCGGCCGCGCAGATTCCGGGACTGTCTTTGGGGGCGGACGTCATCGCGGGATTCCCCGGGGAAACGCCGGCGGATTTCGAGGAGACGGTTCGATTTCTCCAGGCCTTGCCGGTGACCTACCTGCACGCGTTCCCCTATTCGCCCCGCCCCGGCACGGAGAGCGCCCGGTGGAAAGACGATGTCCCCTCCGCCGAGAAGAAAAGCAGGGTGTCCCGTCTTCTCCGGCTGGACCGGAGGATGCGCGAAGCGTTTTTGACCCGGCAGGTCGGAACGACGCTCGACGTCCTCGCGGAACGCGCGGGTCCCGGCAGGGAGGAATTGTCGGGGCATTCGGGAAACTACGCGGAAGTCCGTTTCCCGGGAGGGGCGGAGGAAATCGGGGAGATCCACCGCGTGTTCGCGGAATCCGTCCGCGAAGGAAAGATTGTGGGGACACGCGTCCGGGAAGCGCGCGGTCCGGGCGCCGCGAGGAAGGGATGA